A portion of the Sulfurospirillum diekertiae genome contains these proteins:
- the def gene encoding peptide deformylase — protein MILEVLVYPHKLLRESSKDVVHFDAQLHALLDDMYETMVIKEGIGLAAIQVAVPLNVLVINLVDEEGVQKRETLYEIINPVILEKDGSTIYQEGCLSVPGYYDEIERAEHIKIAYYDRHGNRCEAEFTDLMSIAVQHEMDHLKGRLFIEKLSYLKRKKFEKEWKKKQKAGK, from the coding sequence ATGATTTTAGAAGTATTAGTTTATCCCCATAAGCTTTTACGAGAGTCTTCAAAAGACGTCGTACACTTTGATGCACAACTCCATGCCCTTTTAGACGACATGTATGAGACCATGGTAATAAAAGAAGGTATTGGACTTGCTGCTATTCAAGTCGCTGTGCCACTGAACGTATTGGTGATTAATCTTGTCGATGAAGAAGGTGTGCAAAAAAGAGAAACTCTCTACGAAATCATCAACCCTGTCATTCTTGAAAAAGATGGTAGCACTATCTACCAAGAGGGTTGTCTGAGCGTACCTGGCTATTACGATGAAATTGAACGTGCCGAACATATCAAAATAGCCTACTATGATCGACATGGCAACCGATGTGAAGCAGAGTTTACAGATCTTATGTCCATTGCTGTTCAACATGAGATGGATCATCTCAAAGGTCGCCTCTTCATTGAGAAACTCTCTTATCTCAAACGTAAAAAATTCGAAAAAGAGTGGAAAAAAAAGCAAAAAGCAGGTAAATAA
- a CDS encoding NAD(P)H-hydrate dehydratase, with protein sequence MHYVYEETNSLDDRCYTTFGLTPEILMEHAGLALAHAVKKKLTCKKSALFVCGMGNNGADGIVAARLLHGAYNVSLYLPFKIKSELAKLQLERAKKVGVIVVDELIDADIYVDALFGAGLNRPLDDLTCKLLETLNAKQGYKIACDIPSGILSDLTLSSVIFQANETVTMGALKLALLNDNVKDAIGDIKVANLGISRNQYETPSSLFLLHKSDLRLPFRIKKNANKGTFGHVAIVQGSKEGAARLAGMGAFHFGAGLVTLIGEKPKKLPIYLMNSETLPKNANVIVAGMGLEMPFDEVALKTLLLSNTLPLVIDASLSQHPLLCEIIASQKPLVLTPHPKEFSSILELTCKEKVSVEAIQANRFAYAKRFSLAFPHVVLVLKGANTIIAHNGELFINTYGTPALAKGGSGDVMSGMIGALIAQGYTPKDAAISGSLAHALVSRKFTCNNFALTPIDICKGLKWL encoded by the coding sequence ATGCATTATGTCTACGAAGAAACAAATAGTTTAGATGATCGTTGTTATACCACTTTTGGATTAACCCCTGAAATTCTAATGGAACATGCGGGGCTTGCTCTGGCTCATGCCGTCAAAAAAAAACTTACATGTAAAAAGAGTGCGCTCTTTGTATGTGGTATGGGAAACAATGGAGCCGATGGTATTGTCGCCGCACGATTATTGCATGGTGCGTACAATGTCAGTCTCTATCTGCCCTTTAAGATCAAATCTGAACTTGCAAAACTCCAACTGGAACGTGCCAAAAAAGTGGGTGTTATCGTCGTGGATGAACTGATTGATGCCGATATCTACGTTGATGCACTCTTTGGTGCAGGACTTAACCGCCCTTTAGATGATCTTACATGTAAACTGCTCGAAACACTCAATGCAAAGCAAGGCTACAAAATCGCCTGCGACATTCCCAGTGGTATTTTGAGCGATTTAACACTCAGTTCTGTCATTTTTCAAGCCAATGAAACTGTAACGATGGGCGCTTTGAAACTAGCTCTTTTAAATGACAATGTTAAAGACGCCATAGGTGATATCAAAGTTGCAAATCTAGGCATTTCCCGCAATCAGTATGAAACACCTAGCTCCCTCTTTTTACTTCATAAAAGCGATCTTAGACTACCCTTTCGCATCAAAAAAAATGCTAATAAAGGCACCTTTGGGCATGTTGCGATTGTACAAGGCTCGAAAGAGGGGGCAGCACGACTTGCGGGCATGGGAGCGTTTCATTTTGGCGCAGGACTCGTGACACTCATAGGCGAGAAACCAAAAAAATTACCTATTTATTTGATGAACAGCGAAACACTGCCTAAAAATGCCAATGTGATTGTGGCAGGGATGGGGCTTGAGATGCCTTTTGATGAAGTAGCACTCAAAACACTTTTACTCTCCAATACTTTGCCCTTAGTGATCGATGCATCCTTGTCACAGCATCCGCTTCTTTGTGAGATCATTGCATCCCAAAAACCTCTGGTTTTAACACCACATCCCAAAGAATTTAGCTCGATTTTAGAGCTTACATGTAAAGAAAAAGTGAGTGTTGAAGCGATTCAAGCTAACCGCTTTGCGTATGCCAAACGCTTTAGCCTTGCATTCCCGCATGTGGTATTGGTTCTCAAAGGTGCCAACACCATCATCGCACACAATGGTGAGCTTTTTATCAACACGTATGGTACGCCAGCTTTAGCTAAAGGCGGCAGTGGCGATGTCATGTCTGGCATGATAGGCGCCCTCATCGCGCAAGGATATACCCCAAAAGATGCTGCTATTAGCGGCTCCCTCGCGCATGCTCTCGTCTCACGAAAGTTTACATGTAATAATTTTGCGCTTACCCCGATTGATATTTGTAAAGGTCTTAAATGGTTATAA
- the purN gene encoding phosphoribosylglycinamide formyltransferase, which produces MVIKKIAILFSGEGSNLEKLLAAVHNKVFEHCRIEVVTTICNRPNAAGIEKSRSYGIEPLIIDHTLYGSRESFDEALVEAILKSGAELTVLAGFMRFLTPYFTEHVKAINLHPSLLPLFKGGSAIKESFDSPMKVAGISVHYVSEELDGGEIISQRCFEKSEDMSFKDFETKIHALEHELLPETVKNLLNRN; this is translated from the coding sequence ATGGTTATAAAGAAAATTGCTATTTTATTCAGTGGAGAAGGAAGTAATTTGGAAAAATTGCTCGCTGCTGTTCACAACAAAGTATTTGAGCACTGTAGAATTGAAGTTGTAACTACCATTTGCAATCGCCCCAACGCGGCAGGAATCGAAAAGTCACGAAGTTATGGCATAGAACCTCTTATCATCGATCATACGCTCTACGGAAGCCGTGAGAGCTTTGATGAAGCCCTTGTAGAGGCTATTTTAAAAAGCGGTGCGGAGCTTACCGTACTGGCTGGATTTATGCGTTTCCTCACTCCTTATTTCACAGAGCATGTTAAAGCGATCAATTTACATCCTTCACTCCTTCCACTTTTTAAGGGTGGCAGTGCTATAAAAGAGAGTTTTGATTCACCGATGAAGGTCGCAGGCATCAGCGTTCACTACGTCAGCGAAGAGCTCGATGGTGGTGAAATCATTTCCCAACGCTGTTTCGAGAAAAGTGAAGATATGAGTTTTAAAGATTTTGAAACTAAAATTCACGCCTTAGAGCACGAACTCCTTCCCGAAACCGTGAAAAATTTACTCAATAGGAACTAA
- a CDS encoding GGDEF domain-containing protein: MVRFNKEKGKTGVYSIDAKDDVVEPTPPPPPLKEPIVTQASNVELEKFAALVLKVLGDESIPPTPTNFQIYFDKLLESKPASLKKRINDFLELESTNNDENHARIEREVKEGFSQIKNIMQVVSTVYRNLNVMQEIIKKRTSQLETNANPLSIQNIISSLSEDLNKMFGLTTKQIDLLKDYYQKTTTILQEVDNQSIFDVKYGVYNRRYLLKTLQDEIKLIKNYAHSSSLVLARVKESSLEKVINKKDKDTVVRNIAKLLLKTSRRSDIVAHFGDGVFAMILKHTDIVSAKKACDRISELVYQTSFFVGTGEVETDIELSIVALDTDHNAEEFIAATLEELPHTGKRLVPYIVCAPSLPSEEQ, from the coding sequence ATGGTTCGTTTTAATAAAGAAAAAGGAAAAACAGGAGTTTATAGTATCGATGCAAAAGATGATGTCGTCGAACCAACTCCACCTCCACCGCCTCTCAAAGAGCCTATTGTAACGCAAGCTTCCAATGTTGAGCTTGAAAAATTTGCCGCCTTAGTGTTAAAGGTGTTGGGAGATGAAAGCATCCCTCCAACACCCACTAATTTTCAAATCTATTTCGACAAACTTTTAGAAAGCAAACCTGCCTCATTGAAAAAACGTATTAATGACTTTTTAGAATTAGAAAGTACCAATAATGATGAAAATCATGCACGCATTGAACGTGAGGTCAAAGAGGGATTTTCGCAAATTAAAAACATTATGCAAGTGGTCTCAACCGTCTATCGAAACCTCAATGTCATGCAAGAGATCATTAAAAAAAGAACTTCACAATTAGAGACCAACGCTAATCCTCTCTCTATTCAAAATATTATCTCTTCACTGAGTGAAGATCTTAATAAAATGTTTGGCTTAACGACTAAACAAATTGATCTTTTAAAAGATTATTATCAAAAGACGACAACCATTTTGCAAGAGGTTGATAACCAATCTATTTTTGATGTGAAGTATGGTGTTTACAATAGGCGTTATCTTTTAAAAACACTTCAAGATGAGATTAAACTGATTAAAAATTATGCTCATTCAAGTTCTTTAGTGCTTGCCCGCGTTAAAGAGAGCTCCTTGGAAAAAGTCATTAATAAAAAAGACAAAGACACCGTTGTGCGCAATATCGCAAAATTACTGCTCAAAACATCCCGTAGAAGTGATATTGTTGCTCATTTTGGCGATGGTGTTTTTGCAATGATTTTAAAGCATACAGATATTGTTAGTGCTAAAAAAGCATGCGATCGCATCAGTGAATTGGTGTACCAAACAAGCTTTTTTGTAGGGACAGGAGAGGTAGAGACCGATATTGAACTCTCTATTGTTGCACTCGATACAGATCATAATGCCGAAGAGTTTATTGCTGCAACCCTTGAAGAATTACCACATACAGGAAAAAGGCTTGTCCCTTATATCGTTTGTGCGCCATCTCTTCCAAGCGAGGAACAATGA
- a CDS encoding YifB family Mg chelatase-like AAA ATPase, whose amino-acid sequence MEEAIALSKVKHAKCATLYGNKAYEVDVESTLVRALPGFNIVGITDISIQESRERVKSALASIDFQFPAQKITINLSPSDLKKEGSHFDLVTALLIAIQKERFTCKDFFIFGELGLDGKIKKTNSIFPIILSLATHTPNLRVLVPNELLNKVQQIPNIEAFGVETLSEALLFFKEKRFNTEVQIPHQSFCENHLEIGSKSYFYATQFPLDFSDVLGQHRAKRAMVIAAAGMHNLLMEGSPGCGKSMSIKRLRYILPPQSIEEILESNAYQSLQEEDVELSPLRPFRSPHHTSSRPSIFGGGSSQSRAGEIALAHNGILFFDEFPNFSKTVLESLREPLEDHRVLISRVNTKVSYATKFLFAAAQNPCPCGNLFSQTHECRCSEVEINRYKNRISEPILDRIDLYIQMSEESSKEQGLSSHEMFEQVLKAFMMQKKRGQNELNGKLDEHNTMRFCTLEAKANESLEMAQSRLGLSQRSIHKVLRIARSIADLEQSELILQEHLLEALSFRKR is encoded by the coding sequence GTGGAAGAGGCTATTGCATTATCTAAGGTCAAGCATGCCAAATGTGCAACCTTATATGGCAATAAAGCCTATGAGGTCGATGTTGAGTCAACTTTAGTGCGGGCACTCCCTGGATTTAATATTGTGGGGATTACCGACATTTCCATCCAAGAGTCGCGCGAGCGCGTAAAATCTGCTCTTGCAAGCATCGATTTTCAATTTCCTGCTCAAAAAATCACGATTAACCTCTCCCCTTCTGATCTTAAAAAAGAAGGAAGCCACTTTGATTTGGTCACGGCCCTGCTGATTGCCATACAAAAAGAACGCTTTACATGTAAAGATTTTTTCATCTTTGGTGAGCTGGGGCTTGATGGTAAAATCAAGAAAACCAACTCTATATTTCCTATTATTCTCTCCTTAGCAACCCATACACCCAATCTTCGTGTCCTTGTTCCTAACGAGCTACTGAACAAAGTGCAACAAATCCCCAATATTGAGGCTTTTGGAGTTGAAACGCTGAGTGAAGCGCTACTTTTTTTCAAAGAAAAACGATTTAACACAGAAGTACAAATTCCCCACCAAAGTTTTTGCGAAAATCACTTAGAAATTGGATCAAAAAGCTATTTTTATGCCACGCAGTTTCCCCTTGATTTTAGCGATGTTCTAGGTCAACACCGAGCCAAACGTGCGATGGTGATTGCGGCGGCGGGCATGCACAACCTTTTGATGGAAGGAAGTCCAGGGTGTGGCAAAAGTATGAGCATTAAACGACTTCGCTACATTTTGCCACCTCAAAGCATTGAGGAAATACTAGAGTCAAATGCATATCAATCACTCCAAGAAGAGGATGTTGAACTCAGCCCTCTGCGCCCGTTTAGGTCTCCCCATCACACCTCTTCGCGTCCATCCATCTTTGGCGGTGGTAGTTCGCAAAGTCGTGCGGGTGAAATTGCCCTCGCCCACAATGGCATTTTATTTTTCGACGAATTTCCCAACTTTTCTAAAACGGTTTTAGAAAGCCTTCGAGAACCTTTAGAAGATCATCGCGTCCTTATCTCACGTGTTAATACTAAAGTGAGCTACGCAACTAAATTTCTGTTTGCTGCCGCTCAAAATCCTTGCCCCTGTGGCAATCTCTTCAGTCAAACCCATGAGTGCCGCTGTAGTGAAGTAGAGATCAATCGCTATAAAAACCGCATTTCCGAGCCGATTCTGGATAGAATTGATCTTTATATCCAAATGAGTGAAGAGAGTTCGAAAGAGCAAGGACTGAGTTCTCATGAGATGTTTGAGCAAGTCTTAAAAGCCTTCATGATGCAAAAAAAACGTGGACAAAATGAGCTCAATGGCAAGCTAGATGAGCATAACACCATGCGTTTTTGTACCCTCGAAGCAAAAGCCAATGAGAGTTTAGAAATGGCACAAAGCCGTTTGGGGCTGAGTCAAAGAAGTATTCACAAAGTACTGCGCATTGCACGCTCTATTGCTGATTTGGAGCAAAGTGAATTGATCTTGCAAGAGCACCTTCTTGAAGCCCTGAGCTTCCGTAAGCGTTAG
- the clpP gene encoding ATP-dependent Clp endopeptidase proteolytic subunit ClpP codes for MSYYVPVVIEKTGRGERSYDIYSRLLKDRIIMLSGEINDVVASSIVAQLLFLEAEDPEKDIYLYINSPGGVITSGFSIYDTMNYVRPDISTICIGQAASMGAFLLSSGAKGKRYALPNARIMIHQPLGGAQGQATDIEIQAKEILRMKQVLNEILAKNCSQKLPKIIKDTERDFFMSAAESCEYGLIDKVLDKSFK; via the coding sequence ATGAGCTACTATGTTCCTGTTGTTATAGAAAAAACTGGTCGTGGTGAGAGAAGTTACGATATCTACTCTCGCCTTTTAAAAGATCGTATCATTATGCTCAGCGGTGAAATTAATGATGTTGTTGCTTCTTCGATTGTAGCGCAACTACTTTTCCTTGAAGCGGAAGATCCTGAAAAAGATATCTATCTTTACATCAACTCCCCAGGTGGCGTTATTACCAGTGGTTTTAGTATCTACGATACGATGAACTATGTTAGACCCGATATTAGCACGATTTGTATTGGACAAGCAGCATCAATGGGAGCATTTTTACTCAGTTCTGGAGCCAAAGGTAAGCGTTATGCGCTTCCTAATGCACGTATTATGATTCACCAACCACTAGGTGGTGCTCAAGGACAGGCAACAGATATTGAAATTCAAGCTAAAGAGATTTTAAGAATGAAACAAGTCTTGAATGAAATTTTGGCAAAAAACTGTTCACAAAAACTTCCTAAAATCATTAAAGATACAGAGAGAGACTTTTTCATGAGTGCGGCAGAGTCCTGTGAATACGGTTTGATTGATAAAGTATTGGATAAAAGTTTTAAATAA
- the tig gene encoding trigger factor: protein MQIKVNRTNSANAAVEATISPALLQKKEEKMIASAASNMKVDGFRKGKVPAHIVKARYGKQLKEDAQTEALRELFTKALTELDIKADLVVGEPSFSKFEEKDGGLELVMKLSFKPTIVVEGYKECVPEYKTPKVTKKEISERLDKTLALVAELKTVEEKRAVKSGDFVVIDFEGFIDGVAFEGGKAEGYTLEIGSGSFIPGFEDGIIGLKVSSKSKDIEVTFPETYGNKDLAGKPTVFKVTVKEIKVKDIPETPNEEMIKKLLPGVENPTLETLEGQIEDEIRNEKLAKLFNEDVKPKFVENVLEKITFDLPENIVDQEIDLQMRSVFGKLSEDEIKEYSTNPEKIKEKREEFRAESEKSVKLTFIVDELAKQESINVSDQEVLQMIYFEAMQQGANPKEYLEYYEKQGVLPAIKMSIIEERLFTKLFTKGK, encoded by the coding sequence ATGCAAATTAAAGTTAACCGTACAAATAGTGCTAATGCTGCAGTTGAGGCAACCATTTCACCCGCGCTATTACAAAAAAAAGAAGAAAAGATGATTGCATCTGCGGCTTCAAATATGAAAGTTGATGGTTTTAGAAAAGGAAAAGTTCCTGCACATATCGTTAAAGCACGCTACGGCAAACAACTCAAAGAAGATGCACAAACAGAAGCACTGAGAGAGCTTTTCACTAAAGCATTGACTGAGCTTGACATCAAAGCTGACCTTGTCGTTGGCGAGCCAAGTTTCTCAAAATTTGAAGAGAAAGATGGCGGGCTAGAGCTTGTTATGAAACTTTCATTTAAACCAACGATTGTTGTTGAAGGATACAAAGAGTGTGTGCCTGAGTACAAAACTCCAAAAGTAACCAAAAAAGAGATTAGTGAGCGATTGGATAAAACATTAGCTCTTGTTGCAGAGCTTAAAACGGTCGAAGAAAAACGTGCTGTTAAATCAGGTGATTTTGTTGTGATTGATTTTGAAGGCTTTATCGATGGCGTCGCATTTGAAGGTGGCAAAGCAGAAGGATATACACTTGAAATTGGAAGTGGTTCATTTATCCCTGGTTTTGAAGATGGCATTATCGGACTCAAAGTCAGCAGTAAAAGCAAAGATATCGAAGTAACATTCCCAGAAACATACGGCAATAAAGACCTTGCAGGAAAACCAACGGTATTTAAAGTCACCGTTAAAGAGATTAAAGTCAAAGATATTCCGGAAACTCCAAATGAAGAGATGATCAAAAAATTGCTTCCAGGTGTTGAAAATCCAACACTTGAAACACTAGAAGGTCAAATCGAAGATGAAATCCGCAATGAGAAATTAGCAAAACTTTTCAATGAAGATGTTAAACCTAAGTTTGTTGAAAATGTTTTAGAGAAAATCACATTCGACCTTCCTGAGAATATTGTTGATCAAGAGATTGACCTACAAATGAGAAGCGTTTTTGGTAAACTCAGTGAAGATGAAATTAAAGAATATTCTACTAACCCAGAAAAAATTAAAGAAAAAAGAGAAGAGTTTAGAGCAGAGTCAGAAAAAAGTGTTAAACTCACTTTCATTGTTGATGAGTTAGCAAAGCAAGAAAGTATCAATGTGAGTGATCAAGAAGTGCTTCAAATGATCTACTTTGAAGCAATGCAACAAGGTGCAAATCCAAAAGAATACTTAGAATATTATGAGAAACAAGGTGTTCTTCCAGCGATTAAAATGTCTATTATTGAAGAGAGACTCTTCACAAAGCTTTTTACAAAAGGTAAATAA
- the folE gene encoding GTP cyclohydrolase I FolE — protein sequence MQRREEFEQAVKTMLEIIGENTQREGLLKTPERVFKAYEYMTQGYAQSPNEVLGEALFKSDNNQMVLIKDIEFYSMCEHHLLPIIGRAHVAYIPDGKVVGLSKIPRMVDIFARRLQIQEQLTEQIAKAIDDVIAPKGVGVVIQARHMCMEMRGVEKTHSNTTTSALRGLFLKADTRKEFFDIINAPQANRY from the coding sequence ATGCAACGAAGAGAAGAGTTTGAACAAGCCGTCAAAACGATGCTTGAAATTATTGGGGAAAATACCCAGCGTGAGGGACTTTTAAAAACACCAGAGCGTGTGTTTAAAGCGTATGAATATATGACGCAAGGCTATGCCCAAAGCCCAAATGAAGTTCTCGGCGAAGCACTTTTTAAGAGCGACAATAATCAAATGGTATTGATTAAAGATATAGAGTTTTATTCGATGTGTGAACATCACCTTTTACCGATTATTGGACGAGCTCATGTTGCCTACATTCCTGATGGAAAAGTTGTTGGACTTTCTAAAATTCCTCGTATGGTGGATATTTTTGCACGCCGTCTTCAAATTCAAGAACAACTGACCGAACAAATTGCTAAAGCGATCGATGATGTGATTGCTCCCAAAGGGGTAGGTGTCGTTATTCAAGCGCGCCATATGTGTATGGAGATGCGAGGCGTTGAAAAAACACACTCCAACACTACAACCTCCGCACTTCGTGGACTCTTTCTTAAAGCAGACACGAGAAAAGAGTTTTTTGATATTATCAACGCACCACAGGCTAATCGTTACTAA
- the fliI gene encoding flagellar protein export ATPase FliI — protein sequence MPLARLKEKLHGKSLSPMFGTITKISSTTIEACGLRPSIGDIVKIASLDGKKSELGMVTEVDRNSFFISPFGFIEGFKTGDKVFISEQGMMIPVGEELLGRVVDPFIRPKDGKGTIGAKSMAPIMKAPLDPMKRGLINEPFRVGVKTIDGLLTCGKGQKMGIFAGSGVGKSTLMGMIVRGAEASIKVVALIGERGREVPEFIEKNLGGNLENTVIVVATSDDSPLMRKYGAFSAMSIAEYFKNQGRDVLFMMDSVTRFAMAQREIGLALGEPPTSKGYPPSVLALLPQLMERAGKEEGKGSITAFFTVLVEGDDLSDPIADQSRSILDGHIVLSRELTDYGIYPPISIQNSASRVMGDVIDGEHKKAAMRFKRLNSILKENEVLIRIGAYEKGNDKELDMAINKKEKMNGFLQQAPEEVFEFEATVAELKQIIA from the coding sequence ATGCCATTAGCTCGCCTTAAAGAAAAACTTCACGGCAAAAGCCTCTCTCCCATGTTTGGCACGATCACCAAAATTAGCTCCACGACCATTGAGGCGTGTGGACTTAGACCGAGTATTGGTGACATTGTTAAAATTGCCTCCTTAGATGGTAAAAAAAGTGAGCTTGGAATGGTCACTGAAGTCGATCGAAACTCCTTTTTTATCTCACCTTTTGGTTTTATTGAAGGGTTTAAAACAGGCGATAAAGTGTTTATTAGCGAGCAAGGCATGATGATCCCCGTAGGAGAAGAGTTACTTGGACGCGTGGTTGACCCTTTTATTCGCCCAAAAGACGGCAAAGGAACAATAGGTGCAAAGTCTATGGCACCTATTATGAAAGCTCCATTGGATCCTATGAAAAGAGGGTTAATTAATGAGCCGTTTCGTGTGGGGGTAAAAACCATTGATGGTCTTTTGACGTGTGGCAAGGGTCAGAAAATGGGTATTTTTGCAGGAAGTGGTGTGGGTAAGTCCACACTCATGGGTATGATCGTTCGTGGTGCGGAAGCCTCAATTAAAGTGGTGGCACTCATAGGGGAACGTGGACGTGAGGTTCCTGAGTTTATTGAAAAAAACTTGGGGGGTAATCTTGAAAATACCGTAATCGTTGTTGCCACCAGTGATGATTCTCCTTTGATGCGAAAATACGGTGCGTTTAGTGCGATGAGCATTGCCGAGTATTTCAAAAATCAAGGAAGAGATGTTTTGTTTATGATGGATTCTGTGACACGGTTTGCGATGGCACAGCGTGAAATTGGTCTTGCTTTAGGCGAACCTCCAACGTCTAAAGGGTATCCGCCATCTGTTTTGGCACTTTTGCCACAACTCATGGAGCGAGCGGGAAAAGAAGAGGGGAAAGGTTCGATTACAGCGTTCTTTACCGTATTGGTTGAGGGTGATGACCTCAGTGATCCGATTGCGGATCAATCCAGAAGTATTTTGGATGGGCATATTGTGCTCAGTCGCGAATTGACAGATTATGGTATTTACCCGCCGATTAGCATTCAAAACAGTGCATCAAGGGTTATGGGTGATGTCATTGATGGCGAGCATAAAAAAGCAGCAATGCGTTTTAAACGGCTTAATTCCATTTTAAAAGAGAACGAAGTTCTCATTCGTATCGGTGCATACGAAAAAGGGAACGATAAAGAGTTAGATATGGCAATTAATAAAAAAGAGAAAATGAATGGCTTTTTGCAACAAGCTCCAGAAGAGGTTTTTGAGTTTGAAGCAACGGTTGCTGAGTTAAAACAGATCATTGCCTAA
- a CDS encoding thiazole synthase — protein MNDTLKVGNIEFASRLIVGSGKYPDFQTTKDATLASGSKLITVAVRRVNITNPNEENLMDYFKGTDIKLLPNSAGCTTAEDAITLFRMVREATGLDLIKLEVIGDTAKTLYPDVMETLKACEVLAKDGFTIMTYTNDDPIMAKRLENAGSAAVMPLASPIGSGLGIQNRYNVLFIKEAVKIPVIVDAGIGCASDAAIAMEIGADGVLTNTAIAQAKNPILMAEAMKYAVLAGRSSFLAGRIAKKPFATASSPTEGLIEFQPKA, from the coding sequence ATGAATGACACCCTCAAAGTAGGAAATATCGAATTTGCAAGCCGTTTGATCGTAGGAAGCGGTAAATACCCCGATTTTCAAACGACCAAAGACGCAACGCTCGCAAGTGGTTCTAAACTCATCACGGTTGCTGTGCGTCGTGTTAATATTACCAATCCTAATGAAGAAAATCTGATGGACTATTTCAAGGGCACAGACATCAAACTGCTTCCAAACTCTGCTGGATGTACCACCGCAGAAGATGCCATTACACTTTTTCGTATGGTCAGAGAAGCAACAGGTCTTGATCTGATTAAACTTGAAGTCATCGGCGATACGGCAAAAACACTCTACCCTGACGTGATGGAAACGCTTAAAGCGTGTGAGGTTTTAGCCAAAGATGGCTTCACGATCATGACGTACACCAATGACGACCCTATCATGGCGAAACGCTTAGAAAATGCGGGTAGTGCGGCAGTAATGCCTTTAGCATCTCCTATTGGTAGTGGTCTTGGTATCCAAAACCGTTACAATGTCCTTTTTATCAAAGAGGCTGTTAAGATTCCAGTCATCGTTGATGCAGGTATTGGTTGTGCCAGTGATGCTGCAATTGCAATGGAAATAGGCGCGGATGGTGTTCTTACAAATACTGCTATTGCGCAAGCTAAAAATCCTATCCTGATGGCAGAAGCAATGAAATACGCCGTACTGGCAGGACGTTCAAGTTTCCTTGCAGGACGTATTGCAAAGAAGCCTTTTGCAACGGCTAGCTCACCAACGGAAGGACTTATCGAGTTCCAACCAAAGGCTTAA